The following coding sequences lie in one Arthrobacter sp. PGP41 genomic window:
- a CDS encoding C-terminal binding protein, whose translation MDREHALAVEFGYALNAAADADAFREGLPEADIVMITPYAKLTAADFPVMSKCRAVIRYGIGYDNIDVAAATEAGIPVSIVPGTASEEVASHAFAMGLALARRLPAGDASIRDLGWAGTIGYDTPVLSDLEVGVLGMGRIGQHVARMYQAVGARVRAYDPFVTDSFVELTGLDDILENSDVVSLHLPLTAETGNLLSEDVLARMRKGAVVVNVSRGGLIDEAALAEALTSGHIAGAGIDTFAEEPLRDGHPLRSAPNTILTPHIAWRSNRSTGALQDGAVERVRLALTGQPLIDLVN comes from the coding sequence TTGGACCGCGAGCATGCCCTCGCGGTGGAGTTCGGTTACGCACTCAACGCCGCGGCTGACGCCGATGCCTTCCGTGAAGGGCTTCCCGAAGCCGACATTGTCATGATCACCCCCTACGCCAAGCTCACTGCTGCGGACTTCCCTGTGATGTCCAAATGCCGGGCAGTCATCAGGTACGGAATCGGCTACGACAACATCGATGTTGCTGCTGCCACCGAGGCCGGCATTCCGGTTTCGATCGTCCCGGGGACAGCTTCGGAGGAAGTGGCTTCACACGCTTTCGCAATGGGCCTGGCCTTGGCACGCAGGCTGCCTGCAGGCGATGCGTCGATCCGAGATCTCGGCTGGGCCGGGACCATCGGATACGACACGCCGGTTCTGTCCGACCTCGAGGTCGGTGTGCTTGGAATGGGGCGTATCGGCCAGCATGTTGCCCGGATGTACCAGGCCGTGGGCGCCCGTGTACGGGCCTACGATCCGTTCGTGACGGACAGCTTCGTGGAGCTGACCGGGCTGGATGACATCCTGGAGAACTCCGACGTCGTCTCGTTGCACCTCCCGCTGACCGCGGAGACGGGAAACCTCCTTTCCGAGGATGTCCTGGCACGGATGCGCAAGGGCGCGGTAGTAGTCAACGTCTCTCGCGGCGGCCTCATCGATGAAGCAGCACTCGCCGAAGCGCTGACCTCGGGACACATTGCCGGTGCCGGTATCGACACCTTTGCTGAAGAGCCGCTGCGTGACGGGCACCCGCTCCGCTCAGCACCCAACACCATCCTGACTCCCCACATCGCATGGCGTTCCAACCGCTCGACGGGCGCACTGCAGGACGGAGCCGTGGAACGGGTCCGGCTGGCCCTGACCGGGCAACCGCTCATCGACCTTGTGAACTGA
- a CDS encoding aspartate aminotransferase family protein — protein MGTKNHLEKVAEGHPAEDPHLRRGPRGFPLLPGGYGRSTYYTGAPSPYAIRGEGYRVWDDRGHELIDANNNFTSLIHGNAHPEITEAATKALSAGASWGIPNLYEWELADLLLSRLPDLDQVRFANSGTEAVMSAIRIARASTGRERVIVTKGGYHGTSDVALVPGGPAYQRGVTRGVINDVTAVPLNDVDVLRQEVEAAPDSYAAIILDLLPNRAGLLRISEDFVHAARELATRYGIVLIIDEVISLRLGFNGFSGEYGVSPDLLTTGKLIGGGFPVGAVAGRAELMAEVDPTHPGSLPHGGTFSGNPVSMAAGAVALRLFTEEEVKRLNHLGDTTRDAVNLRIADAGWEVRGRGSLLRAVPVGAEKVDEQTQHRLWWASYERGLLGSPANLLSLSTPMDEKVAGDIAERLADAVLAIAGRTPKTEDGK, from the coding sequence TTGGGAACCAAAAACCACCTGGAAAAGGTCGCGGAGGGTCACCCCGCGGAAGATCCACACCTGCGCAGGGGCCCCCGCGGCTTCCCCTTGCTGCCGGGCGGCTACGGCCGATCAACGTATTACACCGGAGCCCCAAGCCCGTATGCCATCCGAGGCGAGGGCTACCGCGTCTGGGATGACCGTGGCCATGAACTGATCGATGCAAACAACAACTTCACCTCGCTGATCCATGGCAACGCACACCCCGAGATCACCGAGGCCGCTACGAAGGCACTCAGTGCCGGCGCCAGCTGGGGAATCCCGAACCTCTATGAGTGGGAACTGGCAGACCTCCTGCTGTCCCGCCTGCCTGATCTTGACCAAGTACGATTTGCTAACTCGGGCACCGAAGCAGTGATGTCCGCAATCCGCATCGCCCGCGCAAGCACTGGGCGCGAACGCGTCATCGTGACAAAGGGCGGTTACCACGGAACGTCCGATGTGGCTCTGGTTCCTGGCGGACCGGCATACCAGCGCGGAGTGACCCGTGGGGTAATCAACGACGTCACCGCGGTGCCGCTCAATGACGTCGACGTCCTGCGTCAGGAAGTTGAAGCCGCACCGGACTCATACGCCGCAATCATCTTGGACCTGCTGCCCAACAGGGCCGGTCTTCTCCGTATTTCCGAGGATTTCGTACACGCTGCCCGTGAGCTCGCAACGCGGTACGGGATTGTCCTGATCATTGACGAGGTCATCAGTCTGCGCCTCGGATTCAATGGCTTCAGTGGCGAGTACGGCGTCTCCCCTGACTTGCTCACCACTGGAAAATTGATCGGCGGCGGCTTCCCCGTCGGCGCCGTGGCCGGCCGGGCTGAACTGATGGCAGAAGTGGATCCGACCCATCCGGGCAGCCTGCCACACGGCGGCACCTTCTCCGGGAATCCGGTCAGCATGGCTGCCGGAGCAGTCGCCTTGCGCCTCTTCACCGAAGAGGAAGTAAAGAGACTGAACCACCTCGGTGACACCACGCGTGACGCAGTGAACCTAAGGATCGCCGACGCCGGATGGGAGGTGCGCGGCCGGGGTTCTCTGCTCCGCGCGGTTCCTGTCGGCGCAGAGAAGGTCGACGAACAGACCCAGCACCGGCTCTGGTGGGCCTCCTACGAGCGGGGATTGCTCGGTTCGCCCGCCAACCTGCTGTCCCTGTCCACCCCAATGGATGAGAAGGTCGCGGGGGACATCGCCGAACGACTGGCTGATGCCGTGCTCGCAATTGCAGGCCGGACCCCGAAAACGGAAGACGGAAAGTAG
- a CDS encoding fumarylacetoacetate hydrolase family protein, whose protein sequence is MKIVSYHHESGVRGGVLIDDAVYDLELLLQGSTDAVHGATTSVREFLKLYGDRIPAISAGVTSLAAQDPVARVGALTEVRLTTPVTDPAKVLCIGLNYKDHVAETGRAFPEYPDVFAKFASTMVGPEDEIGGARVSDNLDFEGEVAVVIGRRASEVSEEDALNYVAALAALNDVTARDLQYRGTQWLAGKAVDGSTPWGPALVTLDEVGDPQTLDLVTRVNGIEVQRSNTRHQIFSIARIVSYLSSFLTLEPGDLIATGTPHGIGAKRNPPVWLEPGDTVEIEIDKVGLLRNRVGKPQL, encoded by the coding sequence ATGAAGATTGTTTCCTACCACCACGAATCCGGCGTCCGAGGCGGGGTGCTGATTGACGATGCGGTCTATGATCTCGAACTGCTCCTCCAAGGCTCCACAGATGCCGTTCATGGCGCAACCACCTCTGTCCGTGAGTTCCTGAAGCTCTACGGCGACCGGATCCCTGCAATCTCGGCCGGGGTGACCAGCCTTGCCGCCCAGGACCCGGTGGCCCGGGTCGGGGCATTGACTGAGGTTCGGTTGACCACACCGGTCACGGATCCGGCCAAGGTGCTCTGCATCGGTCTCAATTACAAGGACCACGTGGCGGAAACCGGCCGGGCCTTTCCCGAATATCCGGACGTGTTCGCAAAATTCGCGTCCACCATGGTTGGCCCGGAGGACGAAATCGGCGGTGCCCGGGTCAGCGATAACCTCGATTTCGAGGGGGAAGTTGCCGTGGTCATTGGCCGCCGGGCGAGCGAGGTCTCCGAGGAGGACGCGCTGAACTACGTCGCGGCTCTTGCCGCACTGAACGATGTCACAGCACGCGATCTCCAGTACCGCGGTACCCAGTGGCTGGCCGGTAAAGCCGTTGACGGTTCAACCCCGTGGGGCCCGGCACTGGTCACCCTCGATGAGGTGGGAGACCCGCAGACGCTTGACCTGGTAACCCGGGTGAATGGCATCGAAGTGCAGCGTTCCAACACGCGGCATCAGATCTTCTCCATCGCCCGCATCGTCTCCTACCTGTCGAGCTTCCTGACGCTCGAACCCGGGGACCTCATAGCCACGGGTACCCCGCACGGCATCGGTGCCAAGCGGAATCCCCCCGTCTGGCTCGAGCCGGGCGACACGGTGGAAATCGAAATCGACAAAGTAGGGCTGCTCCGCAACCGCGTTGGCAAGCCTCAGCTTTAA
- a CDS encoding hydantoinase/oxoprolinase family protein, producing MSEKVAPSSEARFRIAVDTGGTFTDVVVDSSNGDMAVGKALTTYDRVFTGFEASVRRAAESVGWSGDDVLRNADVIVYGTTHATNAVLTGKVAKTALLTTDGFADTLLLREGGRRDAFDSKAAYPPPYIPRHLTYEINERISAEGDILVPLDEEQVRKVLRSFKEQGIEAVAVSFLWSIINDIHEKRVAELIQEILPGTPYTLSNEANPTIREYRRSSAASIDASLKPLMADHLGKLRTDLQEYGFAGDLLVVTSEGAVLDVVDVLDRPVLLLNSGPSMAPLVGAAAAPERDTVVVCDMGGTTFDVSLVEEGVVRHTREAWLGEPFVGHLTGLSSVAVSSIGAGGGSIAWIDGGGLLRVGPQSARSTPGPAAYGRGGEEPTVTDACVALGYLDADGFEGGFTLDREAAVRAIDTRIAGPLNMDTRQAAQAILDVSANHMATAIRQASLEQGVDPRGALIVAGGGAGAMVAAAIGVLLETDTVLIPATAGVLAAYGAHRAPIATEFLSPLHNDTRSFNSVSATRAVEDLKAKANAFAERFHGVGDSPNVTYFVDARYPGQAWDLRVYLEAAPDTAGDAAGVIERAFHEEHDRRNGTHDPDSRVEIITWGVRVEIPRPEHAKDESDVTRISEVHRTDDIIFGGERFSTQRYRGVTLAPRDKILGPAVIDQPTTTIVVPPEWNATLDERFNIYLTRKEA from the coding sequence ATGAGTGAAAAAGTAGCACCATCAAGTGAGGCTAGGTTCCGCATCGCCGTCGACACTGGCGGCACGTTCACCGATGTCGTCGTCGATTCCAGCAACGGTGACATGGCAGTGGGCAAAGCCCTGACCACCTATGACCGCGTCTTCACAGGCTTCGAAGCCTCTGTACGCCGTGCCGCCGAGTCAGTGGGGTGGAGCGGCGACGACGTCCTGCGCAACGCGGACGTCATTGTCTACGGCACCACTCACGCCACCAACGCGGTACTGACGGGCAAGGTGGCCAAGACCGCCTTGCTGACCACTGACGGCTTCGCCGACACCCTGCTGCTCCGGGAAGGAGGCCGCCGCGACGCGTTCGACTCTAAAGCCGCGTACCCGCCGCCCTACATCCCCCGCCACCTGACCTACGAGATCAATGAACGCATTTCCGCTGAAGGCGACATCCTTGTACCGCTCGACGAAGAGCAAGTGCGTAAAGTCCTGCGTTCTTTCAAGGAACAGGGAATTGAAGCGGTAGCTGTCTCCTTCCTCTGGTCGATTATCAACGACATTCACGAGAAGCGCGTCGCGGAACTTATCCAGGAAATCCTGCCGGGTACTCCCTACACGCTCTCCAACGAGGCCAATCCAACCATCCGCGAATATCGCCGGTCCTCCGCGGCCTCGATCGATGCATCCCTGAAGCCGTTGATGGCTGATCACCTGGGCAAGCTGCGCACTGACCTCCAGGAGTACGGCTTCGCCGGTGACTTGCTGGTCGTCACCTCCGAAGGTGCAGTCCTCGACGTCGTGGATGTCCTGGACCGCCCGGTTCTGCTGCTCAACTCGGGCCCGTCCATGGCGCCGCTGGTCGGCGCGGCGGCCGCGCCGGAGCGGGACACAGTGGTGGTCTGCGACATGGGTGGCACCACTTTCGACGTGTCCCTCGTTGAAGAGGGCGTCGTCCGCCACACCAGGGAGGCCTGGCTGGGTGAGCCCTTCGTGGGGCACCTTACCGGTCTGTCCTCCGTGGCAGTCTCCAGCATTGGCGCTGGCGGCGGCAGCATCGCCTGGATCGACGGCGGCGGTTTGCTCCGCGTTGGTCCGCAAAGTGCCCGCAGCACACCCGGCCCCGCTGCCTACGGACGCGGCGGCGAAGAACCTACTGTTACGGACGCCTGTGTAGCGCTCGGCTACCTTGACGCTGATGGCTTCGAAGGTGGATTCACCCTGGACCGCGAGGCCGCGGTGCGGGCCATCGATACCCGAATCGCTGGACCACTGAACATGGACACCCGGCAGGCTGCACAGGCCATCCTCGACGTCTCCGCCAACCACATGGCCACGGCCATCCGCCAGGCTTCGCTGGAACAGGGCGTGGATCCCCGAGGTGCACTGATTGTTGCCGGCGGTGGAGCCGGTGCCATGGTGGCCGCCGCGATCGGTGTCCTCCTTGAGACTGATACCGTCCTGATTCCCGCTACCGCCGGCGTCCTTGCCGCCTACGGAGCACATCGCGCTCCGATCGCCACCGAATTCCTCTCTCCGCTGCACAACGACACCCGCAGCTTCAATTCTGTGTCCGCCACCCGCGCGGTGGAAGACCTTAAGGCCAAGGCCAACGCCTTCGCCGAGCGCTTCCACGGTGTAGGTGATTCGCCCAACGTCACCTACTTCGTCGATGCCCGCTACCCGGGCCAGGCGTGGGACCTGCGTGTTTATTTGGAAGCTGCGCCGGACACGGCCGGCGATGCCGCAGGAGTCATTGAGCGGGCCTTTCACGAAGAGCACGACCGCCGCAACGGCACACACGATCCGGACAGCCGGGTGGAGATCATCACCTGGGGTGTCCGCGTGGAAATCCCGCGGCCCGAGCATGCGAAGGACGAGTCTGACGTCACCCGCATCAGCGAAGTCCACCGCACCGATGACATCATCTTCGGCGGTGAAAGGTTCAGCACCCAACGGTACCGCGGTGTCACCCTTGCACCCCGGGACAAGATCCTGGGACCCGCGGTCATCGACCAGCCCACAACCACCATCGTCGTACCGCCGGAATGGAACGCCACGCTCGACGAACGATTCAACATCTACCTCACCCGTAAGGAGGCCTGA